The Listeria welshimeri serovar 6b str. SLCC5334 genome has a window encoding:
- a CDS encoding PTS glucose transporter subunit IIA, with amino-acid sequence MNFFKKKTIIYSPGNGLIKSIDKVHDELFSTKALGDGFVLEPNESSIFAPVEGTITSIFPTKHAISIKTASNLEVLIHIGIDTVELDGKGFNLKVKEGTKVTKETEIVEVDFPFLESNGKDTDVIVIFTNLKEKPLAITEGLMKVNQEIGTIK; translated from the coding sequence TTGAATTTTTTTAAGAAAAAGACAATTATTTATTCTCCCGGAAATGGATTAATAAAATCTATTGATAAAGTACATGATGAACTTTTTTCAACTAAAGCTTTAGGTGATGGTTTTGTATTAGAGCCAAATGAAAGTAGTATTTTTGCTCCAGTTGAAGGAACCATTACTTCCATTTTCCCTACAAAACATGCTATTTCTATTAAAACAGCGAGTAATTTAGAGGTTTTAATCCATATTGGGATTGATACAGTGGAATTGGATGGGAAGGGCTTTAATCTAAAAGTAAAAGAAGGAACAAAAGTCACCAAAGAAACAGAAATTGTAGAAGTTGATTTTCCTTTTTTAGAATCAAATGGAAAAGATACGGATGTTATTGTTATTTTCACAAATTTAAAAGAAAAACCATTAGCGATTA